GCAATCGATGACGTAATCGATTTGGTTAATGCTGCCACCGTCTCGTGTTGGCCAATTAACCCATTGCGCACCGTAAAGCGGACCTAGCTCACCGGCTTCAGTAGCCCATTCGTCCCAGATTGATACGCCGTTTTCACGGAGCCATTGGGTATTGGTGTCACCATTAAGAAACCAGATAAGTTCGTTGACGACACTCTTAAAGTGCACTTTTTTCGTCGTCAGAATCGGAAAGCCTTCAGCTAGGTCAAAGCGAAGCTGACGACCAAAAACTGACCTAGTGCCCGTGCCCGTGCGATCTCCTCGGTCAACGCCGTTGTCACGAATATCTTTGAGCAAATTTAAATACTGTTGCATTTTACGTCCTACGACCTGGCATCGCGCCTATAAGCCCATATGATAATCGCCGCACCTACAATAATCATGGGTAGCGATAATAATTGCCCTCGGGTGATCCAACCAAGTGCGTCAAATCCTATGTGAGCATCGGGCTCACGGAAGAGTTCTGCAGCTGAGCGAAGCACCCCATAGCCCAGCAAAAAGCAACCTGCCGCCGACCATCGAGGCCTGGGTCTTTGGGTGAACCAAAATAACAGCCCGAAGAGCAGCATGCCCTCCATGGCAAATTGATAAAGCTGGGATGGATGGCGCGCCAACCCACTCGGATCGTTGGGGAAAACCATTGCCCATGGCACGTCAGCGGGGCGCCCCCACAACTCCTGATTAATAAAGTTCCCCAGTCGACCTAAAGCAAGACCGACGGGCGCAAGTGGTGCAATGAAATCAACCAACGCCCCGAACTCAATTTTGTGATGTCGGCATAAGAACCACATCGCTACAACGACGCCTAGGAACCCACCATGGAAGGACATGCCGCCCTCCCAAATACGAACGATTCTGAGGGGGTCGTCCACAAGCGAACCCGACCCATAAAAAAGCGCATAGCCGATGCGCCCACCGGCAATAATGCCAAGCGCTGCGTAAAAAATCAGGTCGTCAATTTGGTCTACTTTGATCGGGGAACCCGCTAGCTGCGCTCGGTGCCTTCCGAGCCACCAAGCGAAGATCAGCCCACCGACGTAGGTTAGCCCGTACCAATAGATTGAGACGGGACCCACGGAGAGTGCAATCGGGTCGATATTGGGATACTGGATCATTATCTACCTTAAACTTTCCCTGGCTTTTTGGCGCTATCGCTTTCGCCGGCGGCGCCGCGAATTGGATTTTTGTTTTGCTGTCGGGCCGGGCAGGGTGAGCCCAGATAATTCGGACAACGCTGAACGATAGACCTGCTGCTTGAAATCGACGACCGACGAAATCGGATACCAGTAACTCACCCACTCCCAGTCTTTAAACTCTGGGGTCTCATCGCAATCGAGTCGAACAG
The Candidatus Paraluminiphilus aquimaris genome window above contains:
- the lgt gene encoding prolipoprotein diacylglyceryl transferase, coding for MIQYPNIDPIALSVGPVSIYWYGLTYVGGLIFAWWLGRHRAQLAGSPIKVDQIDDLIFYAALGIIAGGRIGYALFYGSGSLVDDPLRIVRIWEGGMSFHGGFLGVVVAMWFLCRHHKIEFGALVDFIAPLAPVGLALGRLGNFINQELWGRPADVPWAMVFPNDPSGLARHPSQLYQFAMEGMLLFGLLFWFTQRPRPRWSAAGCFLLGYGVLRSAAELFREPDAHIGFDALGWITRGQLLSLPMIIVGAAIIIWAYRRDARS